In a single window of the Acidimicrobiia bacterium genome:
- a CDS encoding TetR/AcrR family transcriptional regulator: protein MTTRLPAQERRQQLLDVALQVFSGAGYHATTMDDIAATAGVTKPVLYQHFSSKRALYLHLVDDVGDRMARAITDSTSRADSPRRQVEVGIGTYFHFIADNRAAFLLLFEGADRTDQDVADAMSRIEDSMAELVAPLIAAGIDADQQRALAYGIVGAAEAAGRAWATGKLRTDLDLLAVEIAELAWSGLRGISRH, encoded by the coding sequence ATGACCACCCGTCTCCCGGCCCAGGAACGGCGACAGCAGCTGCTGGACGTTGCTCTGCAGGTCTTCTCCGGCGCCGGTTATCACGCCACGACAATGGACGACATCGCCGCCACTGCCGGCGTGACCAAGCCGGTCCTTTACCAGCATTTCAGCTCAAAACGCGCCCTCTACCTCCACCTCGTCGACGATGTCGGCGATCGGATGGCCAGGGCGATTACGGACAGCACCTCGCGAGCCGATTCTCCACGCCGGCAAGTTGAGGTGGGAATCGGCACCTACTTCCACTTCATCGCCGATAATCGGGCCGCCTTTCTCCTCCTGTTCGAAGGGGCAGATCGCACCGACCAGGATGTGGCGGATGCCATGAGCCGCATCGAAGACAGCATGGCCGAGTTGGTCGCTCCCCTGATTGCGGCGGGCATCGACGCAGATCAGCAACGTGCGCTTGCGTACGGAATCGTCGGAGCCGCAGAGGCGGCCGGCCGTGCATGGGCTACCGGGAAGCTCAGAACCGACCTGGATTTACTCGCAGTGGAGATCGCGGAACTGGCCTGGTCGGGCCTCCGGGGAATCTCGAGGCATTGA
- a CDS encoding response regulator transcription factor, which yields MTIRVLLADDHALVRGGLRALLEAEPDIEVVAEAETAAGAVEMAGEVRPDLVVLDVNLPDGSGVDACRRIRAKWSDIQVVMLTAFADEQAFVDSVGAGALGFVLKRTRSSDLLAAVRKAAAGESLLDSELSDRIFSRAHAGRESDPLLAELSPQERKILSRIADGKTNREIAAEMYLAQKTVKNYVSNLLRKLQMNNRAEAAAYAARLEALRESDQEASDS from the coding sequence ATGACGATCCGGGTACTTCTTGCCGACGACCACGCGCTGGTGCGCGGCGGCCTGCGCGCCCTCCTCGAGGCCGAACCGGATATCGAAGTCGTCGCCGAGGCGGAAACTGCGGCCGGGGCCGTCGAGATGGCCGGTGAGGTCCGACCCGATCTCGTGGTCCTCGACGTCAATCTCCCCGATGGATCCGGGGTGGACGCCTGCCGCCGGATCCGAGCCAAGTGGAGCGATATCCAGGTCGTCATGCTCACCGCCTTCGCCGACGAGCAGGCCTTCGTTGACTCCGTCGGCGCCGGTGCCCTCGGTTTCGTTCTCAAACGAACGCGATCCTCGGATCTGCTGGCGGCCGTGCGCAAGGCAGCCGCCGGTGAGTCACTTCTCGATTCCGAACTCAGCGACCGCATCTTCTCGAGAGCGCACGCCGGGCGGGAATCGGATCCCCTTCTGGCGGAGTTGTCTCCCCAGGAACGCAAGATCCTCTCCCGGATCGCCGACGGCAAGACCAACAGGGAAATCGCAGCAGAGATGTATCTGGCCCAGAAGACCGTCAAGAACTACGTTTCGAATCTCCTGCGCAAGCTGCAGATGAACAATCGGGCTGAGGCGGCCGCCTACGCCGCCCGATTGGAGGCGCTCAGGGAATCGGATCAAGAAGCTTCCGATTCCTAG